The following coding sequences lie in one Lolium perenne isolate Kyuss_39 chromosome 2, Kyuss_2.0, whole genome shotgun sequence genomic window:
- the LOC127333705 gene encoding uncharacterized protein — translation MNLHSMHQQRQLQASKSATLRTFWTICGTCGTKYQYYHSMLKKAVCCQNCLKPFIAHLLTEQHVPFCPTIQQSAAVWKNAGVFSEIRSLQKFEPGKVWALYSETDKFPNYYAFIEKVDLKNSEVQARWLEGCPEEDAEKRLVEDRTVGCGTFRIATTRGIMTYTDTKHFSHPVRAIFTGRRNSYEIYPRKDEVWALLKGWDIGWSSDADNHKNYKYEVVQVLSDYTTGTSITVVPLIKIKVFANLFMQSKEATPYLIPHDDTIWFSHCVPYHLMSGTEDEGILEGALELDPAALPLNFEEAISCVVPESRSVKCSEFDAECAGPSRGDKSRKGSVGVEERQHATCRNAVIFAKTPMVEHRQSNTPFSVEGTDVDEESDHVVQEEVLCPEFFNFVQLRDVDQFRANQMWAVYDSQGGMPRSYARITQVKIAPKFMVHFIRLEFDPTNKSEVAWSCGKLPVACGKFKRGKSEIAKETCMFSHIISREKGKTRNFYEIYPRKGEVWALFKGWDIDWSSNSGKHMDFEYEVVQVISDFTTSDSIIAVPLVKIKGFVSLFMMGSKETTPKVITRDNTLSFSHCIPHHLMCGTEREGIPEGALELDPAALPSNLEEAFASFVPESSAVKDQEFDSKYTGNDSREGSVRAGERQHATCMSSGIFSKTSKEENRGHNTPSAEEGTYFDEESADIVQAEYECPDSEFYEFSEIRLLRKFEPGQIWAIYSDTDKFPNYYAIVNNVDLKNDKVEVRWLDVCPPREEEKRLVKENCPVGCGTFRVSPVYGLMTYTGTDSFSHHVLARSTGRINEYEIIPRLHEIWAVYKNWSAGWTAQDFENCDYELVEIVGQIDKSIRVQLLRKVDGYMAVFRREEAVKTVRKDEYPKFSHLIPCFHLTNEKGGKLRGCLELDPFSVPEKFLGTDSA, via the coding sequence ATGAATCTCCATAGTATGCACCAGCAGCGACAGCTACAAGCCTCAAAATCTGCAACACTGCGGACATTTTGGACCATTTGTGGAACTTGTGGAACCAAATATCAGTACTACCATTCAATGTTGAAGAAAGCTGTTTGCTGTCAAAACTGCTTGAAGCCCTTTATAGCGCATCTTTTAACTGAGCAACATGTTCCTTTTTGTCCAACAATTCAACAGTCAGCTGCGGTGTGGAAAAATGCAGGAGTATTTTCCGAAATTAGATCGCTTCAGAAGTTTGAACCTGGCAAAGTCTGGGCTCTCTATAGTGAGACAGACAAGTTCCCCAATTACTATGCCTTCATAGAGAAAGTTGATCTCAAGAATAGTGAAGTACAAGCAAGATGGCTTGAAGGTTGTCCTGAGGAAGACGCGGAGAAAAGACTGGTAGAAGATCGGACTGTTGGGTGCGGAACCTTTAGGATTGCCACCACACGTGGTATCATGACTTACACCGACACGAAACACTTTTCTCATCCTGTGCGTGCCATATTCACTGGTAGAAGAAACTCTTATGAAATATATCCTAGAAAGGATGAAGTTTGGGCCCTTCTCAAGGGATGGGATATTGGTTGGAGTTCAGATGCCGACAACCACAAAAACTACAAGTATGAAGTTGTTCAGGTCCTCTCTGATTATACAACAGGCACTAGCATAACTGTCGTACCGCTTATCAAGATAAAAGTCTTTGCAAACTTATTTATGCAGTCTAAAGAGGCAACTCCATACCTGATACCTCATGATGACACAATATGGTTCTCACATTGTGTCCCTTACCATTTGATGAGTGGGACTGAAGACGAAGGCATTCTAGAAGGAGCTCTTGAACTTGATCCTGCAGCGCTTCCCCTTAACTTTGAAGAGGCTATTTCCTGTGTTGTTCCGGAAAGCAGGTCAGTAAAATGCTCGGAGTTTGATGCCGAATGTGCTGGTCCATCGAGAGGGGATAAATCTCGGAAGGGATCCGTGGGAGTTGAGGAGAGGCAACATGCTACATGCAGGAATGCAGTGATCTTTGCAAAGACACCAATGGTAGAGCACAGACAGAGTAACACTCCATTTTCTGTTGAAGGTACAGATGTTGACGAGGAATCTGATCATGTTGTTCAAGAAGAAGTACTATGCCCTGAATTTTTTAACTTTGTCCAACTTAGAGATGTAGATCAGTTTAGAGCGAACCAGATGTGGGCTGTCTACGACAGTCAAGGCGGTATGCCAAGATCTTATGCAAGAATTACACAGGTCAAAATAGCCCCGAAGTTTATGGTACACTTCATTCGGCTGGAGTTTGATCCCACAAATAAATCGGAGGTGGCATGGTCATGTGGGAAACTACCTGTTGCTTGTGGAAAGTTTAAGCGTGGAAAGTCAGAAATAGCAAAAGAAACTTGTATGTTCTCTCATATTATTTCCCGTGAGAAAGGCAAGACGAGAAACTTTTACGAGATATATCCTAGGAAAGGTGAAGTTTGGGCCCTTTTCAAGGGATGGGACATTGATTGGAGTTCAAATTCTGGCAAGCACATGGACTTCGAGTATGAAGTTGTTCAAGTTATCTCTGATTTCACAACAAGCGATAGCATCATTGCCGTGCCACTTGTAAAAATAAAAGGCTTTGTTAGCTTATTTATGATGGGGTCTAAAGAGACAACTCCAAAGGTGATAACTCGGGATAACACACTGAGCTTTTCACATTGTATCCCTCATCATTTGATGTGTGGTACTGAAAGAGAAGGCATTCCGGAAGGAGCTCTTGAACTTGATCCTGCAGCGCTTCCCTCTAACTTGGAAGAGGCATTTGCTTCTTTTGTTCCGGAAAGTAGTGCAGTAAAAGACCAGGAGTTTGATTCCAAATATACTGGAAATGATTCTCGGGAGGGATCCGTGAGAGCTGGGGAGAGGCAGCATGCGACATGCATGAGTTCAGGGATCTTTTCAAAGACATCAAAGGAAGAGAACAGAGGGCATAACACTCCATCTGCTGAAGAAGGTACATATTTTGACGAGGAATCTGCTGACATTGTCCAGGCAGAATATGAATGTCCTGATTCagaattctatgaattttcagaaaTAAGATTGCTTCGCAAGTTTGAACCTGGGCAGATCTGGGCTATCTATAGTGATACTGATAAGTTCCCCAATTACTATGCCATCGTAAACAATGTTGATCTCAAGAATGATAAAGTAGAAGTAAGATGGCTTGATGTGTGTCCACCCCGAGAGGAGGAGAAAAGATTGGTAAAAGAAAATTGCCCTGTGGGGTGTGGAACGTTTAGGGTTTCCCCCGTATATGGTCTTATGACTTACACCGGTACAGATTCGTTTTCTCATCATGTACTTGCTAGGTCAACTGGCAGAATAAATGAATATGAAATAATCCCCCGCCTTCATGAGATCTGGGCAGTTTACAAGAACTGGAGTGCTGGATGGACTGCACAAGATTTTGAAAATTGTGACTATGAATTGGTGGAGATAGTTGGCCAGATTGATAAGTCCATACGAGTTCAGCTGTTAAGAAAGGTGGATGGATACATGGCAGTATTTAGAAGAGAGGAAGCTGTGAAAACAGTACGTAAGGATGAGTACCCAAAATTCTCTCACCTGATCCCTTGCTTCCATCTGACAAATGAAAAAGGAGGCAAGCTTCGAGGCTGTTTGGAGCTCGATCCTTTTTCAGTGCCGGAGAAGTTTCTCGGCACCGACTCAGCGTGA
- the LOC127333704 gene encoding uncharacterized protein, which yields MDPNMKQLQEALADIETDAEQLLLARHQLVENDRTRNANREALTALRKRARTTKTSVPSPFEIIMKEMEGTSSKQLVKEICPTCGNHNPKEHTWLTFSGSDIFARVPFHVAHTVLDKDQERLDYDTKKLQSFVKEKSFVISEKGALADKISPGIVKSLVSLTDKPR from the exons ATGGATCCCAACATGAAGCAGCTTCAAGAGGCTTTGGCTGACATAGAAACAGACGCAGAACAACTTCTGCTGGCAAGGCATCAG TTAGTGGAGAATGATAGGACGAGGAATGCTAACAGGGAGGCCCTGACAGCCCTCCGGAAAAGAGCCAGGACAACTAAAACTAGCGTGCCATCTCCATTTGAGATCATAATGAAAGAGATGGAAGGAACCTCTAGCAAACAactagtgaaggagatatgcccaacttGTGGAAACCACAACCCCAAAGAACATACCTGGTTAACGTTTTCAGGGTCTGATATTTTTGCTCGTGTTCCATTTCATGTAGCCCACACAGTTCTGGATAAAG ATCAAGAACGTCTAGACTACGACACAAAAAAGCTGCAAAGCTTTGTCAAGGAGAAATCATTTGTGATCTCCGAGAAAGGTGCCCTCGCGGACAAAATCAGCCCCGGCATCGTGAAATCCCTAGTCAGCCTTACGGATAAACCTAGGTAA